A genomic window from Pseudocitrobacter corydidari includes:
- the purA gene encoding adenylosuccinate synthase has protein sequence MGNNVVVLGTQWGDEGKGKIVDLLTERAKYVVRYQGGHNAGHTLVINGEKTVLHLIPSGILRENVTSIIGNGVVLSPAALMKEMKELEDRGIPVRERLLLSEACPLILDYHVALDNAREKARGAKAIGTTGRGIGPAYEDKVARRGLRVGDLFDKETFAQKLKEVMEYHNFQLVNYYKVDAVDYQKVLDDVMAVADILTGMVVDVSDLLDQARKRGDFVMFEGAQGTLLDIDHGTYPYVTSSNTTAGGVATGSGLGPRYVDYVLGIIKAYSTRVGAGPFPTELFDDTGEFLCKQGNEYGATTGRRRRTGWLDTVAVRRAVQINSLSGFCLTKLDVLDGLKEVKLCVAYRMPDGREVTTTPLAADDWEGIESIYETMPGWSESTFGVKERSGLPQAALNYIKRIEEVTGVPIDIISTGPDRTETMILRDPFDA, from the coding sequence ATGGGTAACAACGTCGTCGTACTGGGCACCCAATGGGGTGACGAAGGTAAAGGGAAGATCGTCGATCTCCTGACTGAACGGGCTAAATATGTTGTACGCTACCAGGGCGGTCACAACGCAGGCCATACTCTCGTAATCAACGGTGAAAAAACCGTCCTCCATCTTATTCCATCAGGTATTCTTCGCGAAAACGTCACCAGCATCATCGGTAACGGCGTCGTGCTGTCGCCTGCCGCGCTGATGAAAGAGATGAAAGAACTGGAAGACCGTGGTATCCCGGTTCGTGAACGTCTGCTGCTCTCAGAAGCATGTCCGCTGATCCTCGATTATCACGTTGCGCTGGATAACGCACGTGAGAAAGCACGTGGCGCGAAAGCGATCGGTACTACCGGTCGTGGTATCGGCCCGGCTTACGAAGATAAAGTTGCGCGTCGCGGTCTGCGCGTTGGCGATCTGTTCGACAAAGAAACCTTCGCTCAAAAACTGAAAGAAGTGATGGAATATCACAACTTCCAGCTGGTGAATTACTACAAAGTAGACGCAGTTGACTACCAGAAAGTGCTGGACGATGTGATGGCGGTTGCCGACATCCTGACCGGCATGGTTGTTGATGTGTCTGACCTGCTGGACCAGGCGCGCAAACGTGGCGATTTCGTCATGTTCGAAGGCGCGCAGGGTACGCTGCTGGATATCGACCACGGTACTTATCCGTACGTAACGTCTTCCAACACCACTGCGGGTGGCGTGGCGACCGGCTCCGGCCTGGGCCCGCGTTATGTTGACTACGTACTGGGTATCATCAAAGCTTACTCCACTCGCGTGGGTGCGGGTCCGTTCCCGACTGAGCTGTTTGATGACACCGGCGAATTCCTGTGCAAACAGGGTAACGAATACGGTGCAACCACCGGTCGTCGCCGTCGTACCGGTTGGCTGGATACTGTTGCGGTTCGCCGTGCGGTGCAGATCAACTCCCTGTCTGGCTTCTGCCTGACCAAACTGGACGTACTGGACGGCCTGAAAGAGGTTAAACTCTGCGTGGCTTACCGTATGCCGGATGGCCGCGAAGTTACCACTACTCCGCTGGCAGCAGACGACTGGGAAGGTATCGAATCGATTTACGAAACCATGCCTGGCTGGTCTGAATCCACTTTCGGTGTGAAAGAGCGTAGCGGCCTGCCGCAGGCAGCGCTGAACTACATCAAGCGTATCGAAGAAGTGACCGGTGTGCCGATTGATATTATCTCTACCGGCCCGGACCGTACCGAAACCATGATTCTGCGCGACCCGTTCGACGCATAA
- a CDS encoding DUF2065 domain-containing protein, which translates to MNSTIWLALALVLVLEGLGPMLYPKAWRKMIATMTQLPDTMLRRFGGGLVVAGIVIYYMLTKTIS; encoded by the coding sequence ATGAACTCCACAATCTGGCTCGCGCTGGCGTTAGTTTTGGTGCTGGAAGGGCTTGGCCCGATGCTTTATCCGAAGGCCTGGCGCAAAATGATCGCTACGATGACTCAACTACCCGATACGATGTTGCGCCGATTTGGCGGCGGTCTTGTGGTTGCGGGCATTGTGATCTACTACATGTTGACGAAAACGATTAGCTGA
- the hflC gene encoding protease modulator HflC, giving the protein MRKSVIAIIIIVLVVLYTSIFVVKEGERGIKFQFSSVVRDGDKKPLIYEPGLHFKVPFIQSVKMLDARIQTMDNQADRFVTKEKKDLIVDSYIKWRISDFSRYFLATGGGDVSQAEVLLKRKFSDRLRSEIGRLDVKDIVTDSRGRLTLEVRDALNSGSAGTEDEVETPAADNAIAEAAERVTAETNGKVPVINPNSMAALGIEVVDVRIKQINLPTEVSEAIYNRMRAEREAVARRHRSQGQEEAEKLRAAADYEVTKTLAEAERQGRILRGEGDAEAAKLFADAFSQDPDFYAFIRSLRAYESSFQSNQDVMVLSPDSDFFRYMKTPNATAR; this is encoded by the coding sequence ATGCGTAAGTCAGTTATCGCGATTATCATCATCGTGCTGGTAGTGCTGTACACCTCTATCTTTGTGGTTAAAGAAGGTGAGCGTGGGATCAAGTTCCAGTTCAGCAGCGTCGTGCGTGATGGCGACAAAAAACCGTTGATCTATGAGCCGGGTCTGCACTTTAAAGTTCCGTTCATTCAGTCGGTTAAAATGCTGGATGCACGTATTCAGACCATGGACAACCAGGCCGATCGCTTTGTAACCAAAGAGAAAAAAGACCTGATCGTTGACTCCTATATCAAATGGCGCATCAGCGATTTCAGCCGCTACTTCCTGGCAACAGGTGGTGGTGACGTTTCTCAGGCAGAAGTGCTGCTGAAACGTAAGTTCTCTGACCGTCTGCGTTCTGAAATTGGTCGTCTGGATGTGAAAGACATCGTCACCGATTCCCGTGGTCGTTTGACCCTGGAAGTGCGTGATGCGCTGAACTCCGGTTCTGCGGGTACCGAAGACGAAGTGGAAACGCCAGCCGCGGACAACGCGATTGCCGAAGCCGCTGAGCGCGTGACCGCTGAAACCAACGGTAAAGTGCCGGTTATCAACCCGAACAGTATGGCGGCATTAGGTATTGAAGTGGTCGATGTGCGTATCAAGCAGATCAACCTGCCGACCGAAGTGTCCGAAGCGATCTACAACCGTATGCGCGCTGAGCGTGAAGCGGTTGCCCGTCGCCACCGTTCACAGGGTCAGGAAGAGGCTGAAAAACTGCGTGCAGCGGCTGACTATGAAGTCACCAAAACTCTGGCAGAAGCAGAGCGTCAGGGCCGTATCCTGCGCGGTGAAGGCGATGCCGAAGCGGCTAAACTGTTTGCCGATGCATTCAGCCAGGATCCGGACTTCTATGCCTTTATCCGTAGCCTGCGTGCCTATGAAAGCAGCTTCCAGAGCAACCAGGACGTGATGGTTCTGAGCCCGGACAGCGATTTCTTCCGCTACATGAAAACGCCGAACGCGACGGCGCGTTAA
- the hflK gene encoding FtsH protease activity modulator HflK has product MAWNQPGNNGQDRDPWGSSKPGGNSEGNGNKGGREQGPPDLDDIFRKLSKKLGGLGGGKSGSGGGSTQGPRAPMGGRIVGIAAAAVVIIWAASGFYTIKEAERGVVTRFGKFSHLVEPGLNWKPTFIDEVTPVNVEAVRELAASGVMLTSDENVVRVEMNVQYRVTDPQRYLFSVTSADDSLRQATDSALRGVIGKYTMDRILTEGRTVIRSDTQRELEETIRPYNMGITLLDVNFQAARPPEEVKSSFDDAIAARENEQQYIREAEAYTNEVQPRANGQAQRILEEARAYKTQTVLEAQGEVARFAKILPEYKAAPQITRERLYIETMEKVLSHTRKVLVNDNKGGNLMVLPLDQMLKGGNTSGAKNDNSGANNLLRLPPASSSSNSGASNSSSTSQGDIMDQRRANAQRNDYQRQGE; this is encoded by the coding sequence ATGGCGTGGAATCAGCCCGGTAATAACGGACAAGACCGCGACCCGTGGGGAAGCAGCAAACCTGGCGGCAACTCTGAGGGAAATGGAAACAAAGGTGGTCGCGAACAGGGGCCGCCCGATCTGGATGATATCTTCCGCAAGCTGAGCAAAAAGCTCGGTGGCCTCGGCGGCGGTAAGAGCGGTTCTGGCGGCGGTTCAACCCAGGGGCCTCGTGCGCCAATGGGCGGTCGCATCGTCGGTATCGCAGCGGCAGCCGTCGTCATTATCTGGGCAGCCAGCGGATTCTATACCATTAAAGAAGCCGAACGTGGCGTGGTTACGCGTTTTGGTAAGTTCAGCCATCTGGTTGAGCCGGGCCTGAACTGGAAACCGACGTTTATCGACGAAGTGACGCCGGTGAACGTGGAGGCCGTGCGTGAACTGGCCGCTTCCGGCGTGATGCTGACCTCTGACGAAAACGTGGTGCGCGTTGAGATGAACGTGCAGTACCGCGTGACCGATCCGCAGCGCTATCTGTTTAGCGTCACCAGCGCCGACGACAGTCTGCGTCAGGCGACCGACAGTGCCCTGCGTGGTGTCATCGGTAAATACACCATGGACCGTATCCTGACGGAAGGTCGTACCGTTATTCGTAGCGATACCCAGCGCGAGCTGGAAGAAACCATTCGTCCGTACAATATGGGTATCACCCTGCTGGACGTCAACTTCCAGGCCGCTCGTCCGCCGGAAGAAGTGAAGTCTTCCTTCGATGATGCGATTGCCGCGCGTGAAAACGAACAGCAATACATTCGTGAAGCGGAAGCGTACACCAACGAAGTTCAGCCGCGTGCGAACGGTCAGGCTCAACGTATTCTGGAAGAGGCGCGCGCCTATAAGACGCAGACCGTTCTGGAAGCGCAGGGTGAAGTGGCACGCTTTGCCAAGATCCTGCCGGAGTATAAAGCTGCGCCGCAGATCACCCGTGAGCGTCTCTACATCGAGACCATGGAAAAAGTCCTGAGCCATACGCGTAAAGTGCTGGTTAACGATAACAAAGGTGGCAACCTGATGGTTCTGCCGCTCGACCAGATGCTGAAAGGCGGGAATACTTCCGGTGCAAAGAACGATAACAGCGGGGCCAACAACCTGCTGCGTCTGCCGCCGGCGTCTTCCTCCAGCAACAGCGGAGCGAGCAACTCATCGTCCACCAGTCAGGGCGACATTATGGACCAACGCCGCGCTAACGCGCAGCGTAACGACTACCAGCGTCAGGGGGAATAA
- the hflX gene encoding ribosome rescue GTPase HflX, with protein MFDRYDAGEQAVLVHIYFSQDKDMEDLQEFESLVSSAGVEAMQVITGSRKAPHPKYFVGEGKAVEIAEAVKATGASVVLFDHALSPAQERNLEQLCECRVIDRTGLILDIFAQRARTHEGKLQVELAQLRHLATRLVRGWTHLERQKGGIGLRGPGETQLETDRRLLRNRIMQILSRLEKVEKQREQGRRSRTKADVPTVSLVGYTNAGKSTLFNQITEAKVYAADQLFATLDPTLRRIDVADVGETVLADTVGFIRHLPHDLVAAFKATLQETRQATLLLHVIDAADVRVQENIEAVNTVLEEIDSLEIPTLLVMNKIDVLDDFEPRIDRDEENKPVRVWLSAQTGVGVPLLFQALTERLSGEVAQHTLRLPPEEGRLRSRFYQLQAIEKEWMEEDGSVSLQVRMPIVDWRRLCKQEPALTDYVV; from the coding sequence TTGTTTGACCGTTATGATGCCGGTGAGCAGGCGGTGCTGGTACACATCTATTTTTCGCAAGACAAAGATATGGAAGACCTCCAGGAGTTTGAATCTCTGGTCTCTTCCGCCGGTGTCGAAGCAATGCAGGTGATTACTGGTAGCCGTAAAGCACCGCACCCAAAGTATTTTGTTGGTGAAGGTAAGGCTGTCGAAATTGCGGAAGCCGTAAAAGCGACAGGCGCTTCTGTCGTACTCTTTGACCATGCATTAAGCCCAGCCCAGGAACGTAACCTGGAACAGCTGTGTGAATGCAGGGTGATTGACCGTACCGGTCTGATTTTAGATATTTTCGCCCAGCGTGCGCGCACCCATGAGGGTAAGCTGCAGGTTGAGCTGGCGCAGTTGCGCCATCTGGCGACGCGCCTGGTGCGTGGCTGGACCCACCTTGAACGGCAGAAAGGCGGGATTGGTTTGCGCGGCCCGGGTGAAACCCAGCTCGAAACTGACCGTCGTTTACTGCGTAACCGTATTATGCAAATCCTCTCGCGGCTTGAGAAAGTAGAAAAGCAGCGTGAGCAGGGACGTCGTTCCCGTACTAAAGCTGATGTCCCGACGGTATCGCTGGTGGGTTACACCAACGCCGGGAAATCGACGCTGTTTAACCAGATAACTGAAGCGAAGGTTTACGCGGCAGACCAGCTGTTTGCGACGCTGGACCCAACGCTGCGCCGTATTGATGTCGCCGACGTTGGCGAGACGGTGCTGGCGGACACGGTTGGCTTTATTCGCCACCTGCCGCATGACCTGGTGGCCGCGTTTAAAGCAACTTTGCAGGAAACTCGTCAGGCGACGCTGCTGCTGCACGTCATTGACGCAGCCGATGTTCGCGTGCAGGAAAACATAGAGGCCGTAAATACAGTGCTGGAGGAGATCGACTCGCTTGAGATCCCGACGCTGTTGGTCATGAACAAAATCGACGTGCTGGACGATTTCGAACCGCGCATCGATCGTGATGAAGAAAACAAACCTGTCCGGGTCTGGCTTTCCGCGCAGACCGGGGTGGGTGTGCCACTGCTTTTCCAGGCTTTAACCGAACGGCTTTCCGGGGAAGTAGCGCAGCATACTCTGCGTCTACCGCCTGAGGAAGGGCGTTTAAGAAGCCGGTTTTATCAGCTTCAGGCGATAGAAAAAGAGTGGATGGAGGAAGACGGCAGTGTCAGTCTGCAAGTTCGTATGCCGATTGTTGACTGGCGTCGCCTCTGTAAACAAGAACCGGCGTTGACCGATTACGTGGTCTAG
- the hfq gene encoding RNA chaperone Hfq codes for MAKGQSLQDPFLNALRRERVPVSIYLVNGIKLQGQIESFDQFVILLKNTVSQMVYKHAISTVVPSRPVSHHSNNAGGGTSSNYHHGSNAQGSTTAQQDSDDTE; via the coding sequence ATGGCTAAGGGGCAATCTTTACAAGACCCGTTCCTGAACGCACTACGTCGGGAGCGTGTTCCGGTTTCTATTTATTTGGTGAATGGTATTAAGCTGCAAGGTCAAATTGAGTCCTTCGACCAGTTCGTGATCCTGTTGAAAAACACGGTCAGCCAGATGGTCTATAAGCACGCAATTTCCACTGTTGTTCCGTCCCGTCCGGTATCTCATCACAGCAATAACGCTGGCGGCGGCACCAGCAGTAACTACCATCATGGTAGCAACGCGCAGGGTTCAACCACTGCGCAGCAAGACAGCGACGACACAGAATAA
- the miaA gene encoding tRNA (adenosine(37)-N6)-dimethylallyltransferase MiaA: MSDVTEARLPKAIFLMGPTASGKTALAIELRKVLPVELISVDSALIYRGMDIGTAKPNAQELSAAPHRLLDILDPAQAYSAADFRRDALAEMAEITAAGRIPLLVGGTMLYFKALLEGLSPLPSADPEVRARIEQQAAEQGWTALHEQLKSIDPVAAARIHPNDPQRLSRALEVFFISGKTLTELTQTSGDALPYKVHQFAIAPASRELLHQRIEQRFHQMLASGFEAEVRALFARGDLHTDMPSIRCVGYRQMWSYLEGEISYDEMVYRGVCATRQLAKRQVTWLRGWDGVHWLDSEQPEQAFNEVIQVVGDCVD, translated from the coding sequence ATGAGTGACGTGACCGAGGCTCGCCTGCCGAAGGCAATTTTTTTAATGGGGCCAACCGCTTCCGGTAAAACGGCGTTGGCTATCGAATTACGTAAAGTTTTACCTGTAGAGTTGATTAGTGTTGATTCCGCCCTCATTTATCGAGGGATGGATATCGGGACGGCCAAGCCGAACGCGCAAGAATTGTCAGCCGCGCCGCACCGATTGTTAGACATTCTCGACCCGGCACAGGCGTACTCCGCCGCGGATTTTCGTCGCGATGCGCTGGCCGAAATGGCTGAGATTACCGCTGCAGGGCGTATCCCGCTTCTGGTTGGCGGAACGATGTTGTATTTCAAGGCGTTGCTGGAAGGATTGTCGCCGTTACCGTCGGCAGATCCCGAGGTCAGAGCGCGAATTGAGCAACAGGCTGCAGAGCAGGGGTGGACAGCGCTGCATGAGCAACTTAAGTCAATTGACCCGGTTGCCGCTGCGCGAATTCATCCAAATGATCCGCAAAGACTTTCCCGGGCACTGGAAGTTTTTTTCATTTCGGGTAAAACTTTAACGGAACTGACGCAAACGTCAGGAGACGCTCTGCCCTACAAGGTGCATCAGTTCGCCATCGCCCCGGCGAGCCGTGAACTGCTCCATCAGCGCATTGAGCAGCGTTTTCATCAGATGTTAGCTTCAGGTTTTGAAGCAGAAGTGCGGGCGCTTTTTGCCCGTGGAGATTTGCATACGGATATGCCTTCCATTCGTTGTGTTGGATATCGCCAGATGTGGTCATACCTCGAAGGCGAGATCTCGTACGATGAAATGGTTTATCGAGGAGTTTGCGCCACGAGACAGTTAGCCAAACGCCAGGTGACCTGGTTGCGCGGTTGGGATGGGGTTCACTGGTTAGATAGCGAACAACCTGAACAGGCGTTCAACGAAGTAATACAGGTAGTTGGTGATTGTGTAGACTGA